One Rhinoraja longicauda isolate Sanriku21f chromosome 21, sRhiLon1.1, whole genome shotgun sequence genomic region harbors:
- the h3f3a gene encoding H3 histone, family 3A, with amino-acid sequence MARTKQTARKSTGGKAPRKQLATKAARKSAPSTGGVKKPHRYRPGTVALREIRRYQKSTELLIRKLPFQRLVREIAQDFKTDLRFQSAAIGALQEASEAYLVGLFEDTNLCAIHAKRVTIMPKDIQLARRIRGERA; translated from the exons ATGGCTCGTACCAAGCAGACCGCCCGTAAATCGACCGGTGGCAAAGCGCCAAGGAAGCAACTGGCTACGAAGGCGGCCAGGAAAAGCGCACCGTCCACCGGCGGAGTGAAGAAGCCTCACCGTTATAG GCCAGGCACTGTTGCTCTCCGAGAAATTCGTCGATACCAGAAGTCTACTGAGTTGCTTATACGTAAGCTACCGTTCCAACGTCTGGTGAGGGAGATTGCCCAGGACTTCAAAACTGATTTGAGGTTTCAGAGTGCTGCAATTGGAGCTTTGCAG GAAGCCAGTGAGGCCTACTTGGTTGGCTTATTTGAAGACACCAATTTGTGTGCCATCCATGCTAAAAGAGTGACCATCATGCCCAAAGACATTCAGTTGGCCCGACGCATCAGAGGAGAGCGTGCTTGA